A section of the Methanosarcina mazei S-6 genome encodes:
- a CDS encoding ParB N-terminal domain-containing protein — translation MVTIDPEFKKLIDPLNEQEREDLENSIRENGFNPAFPVILWKNHDIVVDGHNRFEICQKLNVEPKIIEQEFESREAVKEWMIRAQLSRRNLTPEQLSYFRGLKYNTEKSSYGGSSCKNCNSKTNEKLAKEFGVSARTISNDGKYTEAIDKICKVCDISKQELLRDFKKSDIIELADMPENKVKDGLEKLRSGDKKKKNAKGSCPYYLEFDSEINKKIIEMARGNAKALFESLINAEYERRH, via the coding sequence ATGGTAACAATTGATCCTGAATTTAAAAAACTTATTGATCCACTTAACGAACAAGAAAGAGAAGACCTAGAAAACAGCATACGTGAAAATGGTTTTAATCCTGCTTTTCCTGTCATATTATGGAAAAATCACGATATAGTTGTAGATGGTCACAATAGGTTTGAAATCTGTCAAAAATTAAATGTTGAGCCAAAAATTATAGAGCAAGAGTTTGAAAGCCGTGAAGCTGTAAAAGAGTGGATGATTCGGGCACAACTGTCTAGGAGAAACTTAACACCTGAACAGCTCTCATATTTTAGAGGGCTTAAATACAATACAGAGAAATCGAGTTATGGCGGTTCAAGTTGCAAAAATTGCAACTCGAAAACTAATGAGAAGCTTGCTAAAGAGTTTGGTGTAAGTGCTAGAACCATCTCCAATGATGGGAAATATACTGAAGCAATTGATAAGATTTGTAAAGTCTGTGATATTAGCAAGCAAGAGTTATTAAGAGATTTTAAAAAATCTGATATCATAGAATTAGCAGACATGCCTGAAAATAAGGTAAAAGATGGACTTGAAAAGCTTAGAAGTGGGGATAAAAAGAAAAAGAATGCAAAAGGATCTTGCCCTTATTATCTTGAGTTTGACTCTGAAATAAATAAGAAGATTATAGAAATGGCAAGAGGGAATGCAAAAGCATTGTTTGAAAGTCTTATAAATGCGGAATATGAAAGGAGGCATTAA